A part of Gossypium hirsutum isolate 1008001.06 chromosome A07, Gossypium_hirsutum_v2.1, whole genome shotgun sequence genomic DNA contains:
- the LOC107956891 gene encoding uncharacterized protein, producing MEIFQKASVVRLCSHHDKYLIAENDQETVGQDRDGSSRNSRWAVEFVDSSPVHIRLKSCFGKYLTASNMPLLIGMRGKKVLQTLPRRLDSSVEWEPIREGVQVRFMTRYGRYLRANAKLPPWRGHITHDIPHRSVTQDWILWTVDVIIHQPRALLPPPPLETTTSEQCSDKEEDNNSNSDDLGSPSEISLRGPRLESGESTKGSPAAFEGRKISYEVVDENGDVDKKIGERTFTFKGSGVEELKKVLKVETEVNEDIWICSRNPLNGKLSPLRLHLPPNNAAMHVVAVPQSSKAANELESR from the exons ATGGAAATCTTTCAGAAAGCTAGCGTTGTTCGTTTATGTAGCCACCATGACAAATACTTAATTGCTGAAAATGATCAGGAAACCGTTGGACAAGACCGAGATGGGTCGTCGAGGAACTCACGGTGGGCAGTGGAGTTCGTCGATTCAAGCCCAGTCCATATTCGTCTCAAAAGTTGTTTCGGGAAATACTTGACGGCTTCGAACATGCCGCTTCTTATCGGAATGAGAGGGAAAAAAGTGCTGCAAACGTTGCCGAGAAGACTGGATTCTTCGGTGGAATGGGAACCCATCAGGGAAGGCGTTCAAGTTAGGTTCATGACACGTTACGGCCGGTATTTGCGAGCCAACGCAAAGCTCCCACCGTGGAGGGGTCACATTACACATGATATTCCGCATCGATCGGTGACCCAAGATTGGATTCTTTGGACTGTTGATGTTATAATACATCAGCCACGTGCTCtgcttcctcctcctcctttgGAAACAACAACTTCGGAGCAGTGTTCGGATAAAGAAGAGGATAATAACTCAAATTCGGATGATCTTGGCTCACCTTCAGAAATCTCACTTAGGGGCCCTAGACTTGAG AGTGGTGAGTCAACTAAGGGTTCACCCGCGGCATTTGAAGGAAGAAAAATTAGTTATGAAGTAGTTGATGAAAATGGTGATGTTGATAAGAAAATCGGGGAACGAACCTTCACATTTAAAGGCAGCGGGGTTGAGGAATTGAAGAAAGTTTTGAAGGTGGAAACGGAGGTGAATGAGGACATTTGGATTTGTTCACGTAACCCTTTGAATGGCAAGCTTTCTCCACTTCGATTGCATCTTCCTCCCAACAATGCAGCTATGCATGTTGTTGCTGTTCCTCAATCATCTAAAG